The proteins below are encoded in one region of Pseudomonas putida NBRC 14164:
- a CDS encoding SDR family NAD(P)-dependent oxidoreductase, producing the protein MHIANKHFIVSGAASGLGAATAQMLVEAGAKVMLVDLNAQAVEAKARELGDNARFAVADISDEQAAQAAVDAAVSAFGSLQGLVNCAGIVGAEKVLGKQGPHGLASFAKVINVNLVGSFNLLRLAAAAMAEGAADEAGERGVIINTASIAAYDGQIGQAAYAASKGAIASLTLPAARELARFGIRVMTIAPGIFETPMMAGMTEEVRASLAAGVPFPPRLGRPQEYAALARHIIENSMLNGEVIRLDGALRMAAK; encoded by the coding sequence ATGCACATAGCCAATAAACACTTCATCGTCAGCGGCGCCGCCTCCGGGCTGGGTGCTGCCACTGCGCAGATGCTGGTCGAGGCCGGCGCCAAGGTCATGCTGGTCGACCTCAATGCCCAGGCCGTCGAGGCCAAGGCCCGTGAGCTGGGTGACAACGCCCGCTTCGCCGTGGCTGACATCAGCGACGAGCAGGCTGCCCAGGCGGCCGTCGATGCAGCCGTCAGCGCCTTTGGCAGCTTGCAAGGGCTGGTCAATTGCGCCGGCATCGTTGGTGCCGAGAAAGTGCTGGGCAAGCAAGGTCCGCATGGCCTGGCCAGCTTCGCCAAGGTTATCAACGTCAACCTGGTCGGCAGCTTCAATTTGCTGCGCCTGGCCGCTGCAGCCATGGCTGAAGGGGCTGCCGATGAGGCCGGCGAGCGTGGCGTGATCATCAACACCGCCTCCATCGCTGCCTATGACGGCCAGATCGGCCAGGCCGCCTATGCTGCCTCCAAGGGCGCGATTGCCAGCCTTACCTTGCCGGCCGCGCGCGAACTGGCACGCTTCGGCATCCGCGTGATGACCATCGCCCCGGGCATCTTCGAAACGCCGATGATGGCTGGCATGACCGAGGAAGTGCGTGCTTCGCTGGCTGCCGGCGTGCCGTTCCCGCCACGCCTGGGGCGCCCGCAGGAATACGCTGCGCTGGCCCGTCACATCATCGAGAACAGCATGCTCAACGGCGAGGTGATCCGCCTCGACGGTGCACTGCGCATGGCTGCCAAGTAA
- a CDS encoding AMP-binding protein, with amino-acid sequence MRDYAEAARAFDPAQAASAALHGHLEALNACVECCDRHAGDGKLALIHEDRDGTSARYSFDQLKAQAARFANVLKAQGVGAGDRVAGLMPRTPELLVTILATWRLGAVYQPLFTAFGPKAIEHRLEQSHARAIVTDSHNRAKLDEVQACPSIITVRARSGELDFQQCLDAASPVCEPVMRTGNDPFLLMFTSGTTGPAKPLEVPLRAIVAFQGYMRDAIDLRPEDNFWNLADPGWAYGLYYAVTGPLSLGHATTFYDGPFSVESCAQVIDKLGITNLAGSPTAYRLLIAAGKAFSAPVKGRLRVVSSAGEPLNPEVIRWFAEELDVTIHDHYGQTELGMVLCNHHGLLHPVHLGSAGFAIPGHRIVVLDAQGNELPAGQPGILAVDREQSPLCWFAGYHGQATKAFVGKYYLSGDTVELNQDGSISFVGRSDDVITTSGYRVGPFDVESALIEHPAVIEAAVIGKPDPERTELIKAFVVLANGHVGSVELEETLRQHVRQRLYAHAYPREIEFVSELPKTPSGKLQRFILRNQEVAKQQAQQATPASV; translated from the coding sequence ATGCGTGATTACGCCGAGGCCGCTCGAGCGTTCGACCCTGCCCAGGCCGCTAGCGCGGCGCTGCATGGCCACCTCGAAGCCCTCAATGCCTGTGTCGAATGCTGTGACCGCCATGCCGGTGACGGCAAGCTGGCGCTGATCCACGAAGACCGCGACGGCACCAGCGCACGCTACAGTTTTGATCAGCTCAAGGCACAGGCGGCCCGCTTTGCCAATGTGCTCAAAGCGCAGGGCGTGGGTGCAGGGGACCGGGTGGCGGGCCTGATGCCGCGTACTCCCGAGTTGCTGGTGACCATTCTCGCCACCTGGCGTCTCGGTGCGGTGTACCAGCCGCTGTTCACCGCGTTCGGCCCCAAGGCCATCGAACACCGCCTTGAACAGTCCCACGCCCGCGCTATCGTCACCGACAGCCACAACCGTGCCAAGCTGGACGAGGTGCAGGCCTGCCCATCGATCATCACGGTCAGGGCCCGCAGTGGCGAGCTGGATTTTCAGCAATGCCTGGATGCTGCCTCGCCGGTATGTGAACCGGTCATGCGCACGGGCAACGACCCGTTTCTGCTGATGTTCACCTCTGGCACCACCGGCCCGGCGAAACCCCTGGAAGTGCCATTGCGTGCCATTGTCGCGTTCCAGGGTTACATGCGGGATGCCATCGACCTGCGCCCCGAGGACAACTTTTGGAACCTGGCCGACCCGGGCTGGGCCTACGGCCTGTATTACGCCGTCACCGGCCCATTGTCGCTGGGCCATGCCACCACCTTCTACGATGGCCCGTTCAGCGTTGAAAGCTGTGCCCAGGTAATCGACAAGCTGGGTATCACAAACCTGGCTGGCTCGCCCACGGCGTATCGTTTGTTGATTGCCGCGGGCAAGGCATTTTCGGCACCGGTCAAAGGCCGGCTGCGTGTGGTCAGCAGCGCCGGAGAACCCCTCAACCCGGAGGTGATCCGCTGGTTCGCCGAGGAACTGGACGTGACCATTCACGACCACTACGGCCAGACCGAGTTGGGCATGGTGCTGTGCAATCATCATGGTTTGTTGCATCCGGTGCACCTGGGCTCGGCCGGCTTCGCCATCCCCGGGCATCGCATCGTGGTGCTGGATGCCCAAGGTAACGAACTGCCAGCTGGCCAGCCGGGCATCCTCGCGGTTGACCGCGAGCAGTCGCCATTGTGCTGGTTCGCCGGCTACCACGGCCAGGCAACCAAGGCCTTCGTCGGCAAGTACTACCTCAGCGGCGACACGGTGGAGCTGAACCAGGACGGCAGCATCAGTTTCGTTGGCCGCAGCGACGACGTTATCACTACCTCCGGTTACCGAGTCGGCCCGTTCGATGTGGAAAGTGCATTGATCGAGCACCCGGCGGTGATCGAGGCAGCGGTGATTGGCAAGCCGGACCCCGAGCGTACTGAGCTGATCAAGGCCTTCGTGGTTTTGGCCAACGGCCATGTGGGCAGCGTCGAGCTGGAAGAAACCTTGCGCCAGCACGTGCGCCAGCGCCTCTACGCGCATGCCTACCCCAGGGAAATCGAATTCGTCAGCGAGCTGCCCAAGACCCCGAGCGGCAAGCTGCAACGCTTCATCCTGCGCAATCAGGAAGTCGCCAAACAACAAGCGCAACAGGCCACCCCTGCCAGCGTCTGA
- a CDS encoding NEL-type E3 ubiquitin ligase domain-containing protein has protein sequence MANPTEIPTAQTPTRASATDAFIGKLLPEWLRAATPQQIKRLRNLFKDHKAGQDSVRAATRGLVPLQTFALDKLGTLLEGRLPAGSKLNELEWLEPEGGVVSDGFLGFSLGTIEVRQSALLRLMQNFPSGATPLRGEFVVNGGRKVLYRADDAFVKACRDLDTGRLYQTLIDQTFNAQTCKLLVAEKRAGLRLAAELAVIQGELNEQVCEALAEVADAKHSEGLHLQGYPGLLTMLGKPVADALVIALRDAAGEASGWVLYLPSDPSQALHHFLTLGQMHQAMVKRLNAPEYQDYFIQLIALEDRQDFVQLLQTRLKDPEPDLQMDGTTGQGDVSVRLVEQQVKRIKSDASLLLVPLAQADARAAKQRQASWKSLGWDVANLAGMFVPVVGELLLGRMLVQTVSGVYEGVTDWAYGHQHEALEHLLGVAETLAQVAVTGAVIGATGHFVRSRFVDGLEPVRLDNGQQRLWSSDLTVYESTPDERTLADDGLYGSGTRRWMRSGDRYHEVHRPQVQGPWRLRHPRGDETFGPVVEFNGERSWHVRSARPQTWDDSARMLDTLWPFQALLSTEHAQQIVHMAGMNKDILRGLIIENRPLPVTLRETLRRFDANTRIEAFFTSLGDASVVGGDAEIQAWCLARPGMTDLDPAALKAALLQQQPQLEGPLLQHLTRVRLPDDPVARLVKRDFPHLPDAYVAEVVAEADNAQAKLSRLGRLSVKMATKARFLSQVARLDRAVQGVFLSSDYTDEAGELVINLLSRLPNWPSQLGVELRDGSPYGRLLTRLSAMSTEGETVSMVHVHGRFRLFDGQGYEHSAEVAEPGTIFQALAALLTPEQLGRMGLPAEQPAALLRAKLQALVPDTRTARLHLLGWREQAPWFNPGQRLTNGRVGYLLSGRGEAGTGLQQLLRARLGVLYRGLGDVELEQEAIRLQGFGDQAFQHLLDLEDSYNRLDRALNQWYGSELNEARQTCRKVVADSIRRAWRFQGEQVYDSEGNTIGQRLRLEGPSITTLPSLPLSVDFPRLVSLVVNDTAVTVVPVDFLHGLTALTELNLVGNQLSAVPIGIAYLIELRTLRLARNNIHLNISSISAINRLPRLEAVDLSYNPLGQYPVPYNQLSHLRELDLQHCRLGVWPSGLELCSSLEKVNLSGNHLKVIPEVVLRMPQYFRHMFVVVRNPLSTYDVQRLYAFDVILEEGVMPAPSLKGLQRARSLWVEGSEASTLEARGRQWDELAGMPDSVGLFALVEQLERTTDYVNASEYLRGNLWTLLDALCSNTALRLEVFAELRPPFGSINRVVRRFSDLLKRAAIAQAENNTSPDRGNQLLNLGRGLFRLEQVERRATAETARRAAQGQFVDDDTIDTINLYFRVKLHEVLQLPFQPQTMDASETAGVSDAAIAQALRRVKDAETLLNLSRSLAQREFWQRYLCERSSEYFTNLERVYRDRVQLIEQQRAELAPAEVTQRLDDLVIERDQDERALLVQLTHQLLYGKERGQA, from the coding sequence ATGGCCAACCCCACCGAAATCCCTACTGCCCAGACCCCAACGCGCGCCAGCGCGACCGATGCCTTCATCGGCAAGCTGCTGCCCGAATGGTTACGTGCAGCGACCCCGCAACAAATCAAACGCCTGCGCAACCTGTTCAAGGACCACAAGGCCGGGCAGGACAGCGTACGCGCAGCCACTCGGGGGCTTGTCCCGCTGCAAACCTTCGCCCTGGACAAGCTTGGCACGTTGCTCGAGGGCCGGCTCCCCGCGGGCAGCAAACTGAACGAGCTTGAATGGCTTGAACCCGAGGGCGGGGTGGTTAGCGACGGCTTTCTCGGTTTTTCCCTGGGGACTATCGAGGTGCGCCAATCCGCGCTGCTGCGTCTCATGCAGAACTTTCCCAGCGGCGCCACGCCGCTACGCGGTGAGTTTGTCGTCAACGGCGGGCGCAAGGTGCTCTATCGCGCCGACGATGCCTTTGTGAAAGCGTGCAGGGATCTGGACACTGGCAGGTTGTATCAAACCCTGATTGATCAAACCTTCAACGCTCAAACGTGCAAGCTGCTTGTCGCGGAAAAGCGTGCGGGGCTCCGGCTGGCTGCTGAGCTGGCAGTGATCCAGGGTGAACTGAACGAGCAGGTGTGTGAGGCGCTGGCCGAGGTGGCGGATGCCAAGCACAGTGAGGGCCTGCACCTGCAAGGTTACCCAGGGTTGTTGACCATGCTCGGCAAGCCTGTGGCAGATGCCCTGGTGATCGCGTTGCGTGACGCAGCTGGCGAGGCAAGTGGCTGGGTCCTCTATCTTCCCAGCGACCCGTCGCAGGCCTTGCATCACTTCCTCACGCTGGGGCAGATGCATCAGGCCATGGTCAAGCGGCTGAATGCACCTGAATATCAGGATTACTTTATCCAGTTGATTGCGCTTGAGGACCGTCAGGACTTCGTGCAACTGCTTCAGACACGTCTCAAAGACCCAGAGCCTGACCTGCAGATGGATGGCACGACTGGCCAGGGGGACGTGTCCGTACGGCTGGTCGAGCAGCAAGTAAAACGGATAAAAAGCGACGCCAGCCTGCTATTGGTGCCGCTGGCACAAGCTGATGCGCGGGCGGCCAAACAGCGCCAGGCAAGCTGGAAGTCGCTGGGCTGGGACGTGGCCAATCTGGCCGGCATGTTTGTCCCCGTGGTGGGTGAGTTGTTGCTGGGGCGGATGCTGGTACAAACCGTTTCCGGGGTCTACGAGGGTGTGACGGACTGGGCGTACGGCCACCAGCATGAAGCGCTGGAGCACCTGCTTGGTGTGGCTGAGACCCTGGCCCAGGTTGCGGTGACGGGTGCGGTGATCGGCGCTACCGGCCACTTCGTGCGCAGCCGCTTCGTCGATGGCCTTGAGCCAGTGAGGCTGGACAATGGTCAGCAAAGGTTATGGTCCAGCGACCTCACGGTCTACGAGTCGACGCCCGATGAACGCACCCTGGCTGATGATGGCTTGTATGGCAGCGGTACACGCCGCTGGATGCGCAGTGGTGATCGCTACCATGAGGTTCATCGCCCGCAGGTGCAGGGGCCGTGGCGGCTGCGTCATCCACGCGGTGATGAAACCTTTGGACCGGTCGTGGAGTTCAATGGCGAGCGCAGTTGGCATGTGCGGTCGGCTCGCCCGCAGACCTGGGATGACAGCGCCCGCATGCTCGATACGTTGTGGCCGTTCCAGGCACTGCTGAGCACCGAACATGCACAGCAGATCGTACACATGGCGGGCATGAACAAGGACATACTCCGCGGCCTGATAATTGAGAACCGCCCGCTGCCGGTTACCCTGCGCGAGACCTTGCGGCGTTTTGATGCCAACACCCGTATCGAGGCGTTTTTCACATCGCTTGGCGATGCATCGGTGGTGGGGGGGGATGCCGAGATCCAGGCGTGGTGCCTGGCCCGGCCTGGAATGACGGACCTGGATCCGGCCGCCCTCAAAGCCGCTTTACTGCAGCAGCAACCCCAGCTGGAGGGGCCTCTGCTGCAGCATCTGACCCGGGTCAGGCTGCCGGATGACCCCGTAGCCAGGTTGGTAAAGCGTGATTTCCCCCACTTGCCTGACGCCTATGTCGCGGAGGTCGTGGCCGAAGCCGATAACGCCCAGGCCAAGCTGTCCAGGCTCGGCAGGCTGTCTGTGAAGATGGCGACCAAGGCGCGCTTCTTGTCGCAGGTGGCGCGGCTGGACCGGGCAGTGCAGGGCGTGTTTCTAAGCAGTGATTACACAGACGAGGCCGGGGAACTGGTGATCAACCTGCTGTCGAGGCTGCCCAACTGGCCTTCGCAGCTCGGGGTGGAGTTACGCGACGGCTCGCCCTACGGTCGTTTGCTGACCCGGTTGTCGGCCATGTCGACCGAGGGTGAAACCGTGTCAATGGTCCATGTCCACGGACGTTTTCGCTTGTTCGATGGGCAGGGCTATGAACATTCCGCGGAAGTCGCCGAACCAGGCACGATCTTTCAGGCCCTTGCCGCTTTGCTGACGCCCGAACAGCTTGGCCGAATGGGGTTGCCCGCTGAGCAGCCTGCCGCGCTATTGCGTGCCAAGCTCCAGGCCTTGGTGCCCGACACGCGCACCGCCCGCCTGCACCTGCTCGGATGGCGTGAGCAAGCCCCGTGGTTCAACCCGGGCCAGCGTTTGACCAATGGCAGGGTCGGCTATCTGCTGAGCGGCCGCGGCGAAGCCGGTACCGGCCTGCAGCAGCTGTTGCGCGCCCGCCTGGGAGTACTGTATCGAGGGCTCGGTGACGTCGAACTCGAGCAAGAGGCCATACGGCTGCAAGGTTTCGGTGATCAGGCATTCCAGCACCTGCTTGATCTGGAGGATAGCTACAACCGATTGGATCGGGCACTCAACCAATGGTATGGCAGCGAATTGAACGAGGCCCGCCAAACGTGCCGAAAGGTTGTCGCTGACAGCATTCGCAGGGCTTGGCGTTTCCAGGGCGAACAAGTTTACGACAGCGAAGGAAACACCATTGGCCAGCGCCTCAGGCTGGAGGGGCCAAGCATCACGACACTCCCGTCATTGCCGTTGTCGGTGGACTTCCCTCGCCTCGTTTCATTAGTGGTCAACGACACCGCGGTCACCGTTGTACCGGTGGACTTCCTCCACGGCCTTACGGCCCTGACCGAGTTGAACCTCGTCGGTAACCAGCTATCTGCAGTACCGATCGGTATCGCCTACCTTATCGAACTGCGCACCTTACGCCTGGCTCGTAACAACATTCACTTGAACATCAGCTCCATCAGCGCAATCAACCGCCTCCCACGACTGGAAGCGGTAGACCTGAGTTACAACCCATTGGGGCAATATCCTGTGCCCTACAACCAGCTGTCTCATTTGCGTGAGCTGGATTTGCAGCATTGCCGCCTGGGCGTCTGGCCGAGTGGCCTCGAACTTTGCAGCTCGCTTGAAAAAGTGAACCTGAGTGGTAATCACCTGAAGGTAATACCGGAAGTTGTCCTGAGGATGCCGCAGTACTTTCGGCACATGTTCGTGGTGGTGCGCAACCCCCTGAGCACGTATGACGTGCAGCGCCTGTATGCCTTCGATGTCATTCTGGAAGAGGGTGTGATGCCTGCGCCGTCGTTGAAAGGGCTGCAACGGGCACGTTCGCTGTGGGTGGAGGGTAGCGAGGCCAGCACTTTGGAGGCGCGAGGGCGGCAGTGGGATGAATTGGCAGGCATGCCTGACAGCGTCGGTTTGTTTGCGCTGGTTGAGCAGTTGGAACGCACTACCGACTATGTCAACGCCAGCGAGTACCTGCGGGGCAACCTGTGGACGCTGTTGGATGCCTTGTGCAGCAATACGGCTTTGCGTTTGGAAGTGTTCGCCGAGTTGCGCCCCCCGTTCGGCTCGATCAACCGCGTCGTTCGCCGCTTCAGCGATTTGCTAAAGCGGGCAGCGATTGCCCAGGCTGAAAACAACACCTCACCTGATCGCGGTAATCAGTTGCTCAATCTTGGGCGGGGGTTGTTCCGCCTGGAGCAAGTCGAACGACGTGCCACTGCCGAAACAGCCCGACGCGCAGCCCAGGGGCAGTTTGTTGACGACGATACCATCGACACGATCAACCTGTATTTCCGAGTCAAGCTGCACGAGGTACTGCAGTTGCCCTTCCAGCCGCAGACCATGGATGCCAGCGAAACGGCGGGGGTTAGCGATGCAGCGATTGCGCAGGCGTTGCGTCGAGTCAAGGATGCTGAAACATTGCTCAACCTCTCGCGCAGTCTTGCACAGCGCGAGTTCTGGCAGCGTTACCTGTGCGAACGGAGCAGCGAGTACTTCACCAACCTGGAGCGTGTCTATCGGGACCGCGTACAGCTTATAGAGCAGCAACGTGCTGAACTTGCCCCCGCTGAAGTCACCCAGCGCCTTGACGACCTGGTCATCGAACGCGACCAGGACGAGCGAGCCCTGTTGGTGCAACTGACTCACCAACTGTTATATGGCAAGGAGCGCGGCCAGGCCTGA
- a CDS encoding AraC family transcriptional regulator, translating to MSDKDTISMQLVREALLQTCPAGKPDSGLLARAGIAVEQLHLPEARVSAESYARLWRLLARRCNDEFFAMDPRGLRSGSLAFMCRASMGQPTLGAGLETALAFLSLMLEDMQPSLVRQAGLAEIVINEPRDEPRRAFTYFTFWMIVHGVACWLAGRRIPILAIDLRCAEPPFCDDYRVMFSENLCFERPRTRMIIASDCLELPLKRSEEELQRFLAGAPDNILVKYRDPASLARRIRDQLRRMDPAGLPDAEAVAGGLCISLSTLRRRLVEEGQTYQGLKDSVRREQAIAWLSDPAVGLGEIAERLGFADSSSFYKAFRKWFGCNPGHYRSLVLGRQAPAQEKP from the coding sequence ATGAGCGACAAAGATACGATTTCGATGCAACTGGTGCGCGAAGCGCTGTTGCAGACCTGCCCCGCCGGTAAGCCTGATAGCGGCTTGCTGGCCCGGGCAGGCATTGCCGTTGAACAATTGCACCTTCCAGAGGCGCGGGTCAGTGCCGAGTCCTATGCTCGGCTGTGGCGCTTGCTGGCACGGCGCTGCAACGACGAGTTTTTCGCGATGGATCCGCGCGGCCTGCGCAGCGGCAGCCTGGCGTTCATGTGCCGTGCCAGCATGGGTCAGCCGACCTTGGGCGCCGGCCTGGAAACCGCGCTGGCGTTCCTGTCGCTGATGCTCGAAGACATGCAGCCCAGCCTGGTGCGCCAGGCAGGCCTGGCGGAGATCGTCATCAACGAACCGCGTGACGAACCGCGCCGCGCATTCACCTATTTCACGTTCTGGATGATCGTGCATGGGGTGGCCTGCTGGCTGGCCGGGCGGCGCATCCCTATCCTGGCCATTGACCTGCGCTGTGCCGAGCCGCCGTTCTGTGACGACTATCGGGTGATGTTTTCGGAAAACCTCTGCTTTGAGCGCCCGCGTACGCGCATGATCATCGCGTCTGATTGCCTGGAACTGCCGCTAAAGCGCAGCGAAGAGGAGTTGCAGCGGTTTCTCGCCGGTGCGCCGGATAATATCCTGGTGAAATACCGTGACCCCGCCAGCCTGGCGCGGCGCATCCGTGATCAGTTGCGGCGCATGGACCCGGCCGGCTTGCCGGATGCCGAAGCCGTGGCTGGCGGGTTGTGCATCTCTCTTTCAACCTTGCGCCGGCGCCTGGTGGAGGAGGGGCAAACCTACCAAGGGCTCAAGGACAGCGTACGCCGCGAGCAGGCCATTGCCTGGTTGTCCGACCCCGCGGTGGGCCTTGGCGAGATCGCCGAGCGGTTGGGCTTTGCCGACAGCAGTTCGTTCTACAAGGCTTTTCGCAAGTGGTTCGGTTGCAATCCGGGGCATTACCGAAGCCTGGTACTGGGGCGACAAGCGCCCGCACAGGAAAAGCCTTGA
- a CDS encoding LysR substrate-binding domain-containing protein yields MNLFQLRAFDAVAREGSFTRAAERLFISQPAVTGHVKALEEHYQITLLRRTARRVELTEEGIRLAAITRAMFGLAEEAQAMLEANRQLLTGRLEVAADGPHRVMPMLALLRERYPGITVNLRLGNAQETLAALLSEHADVAVLTEIEPRRGLHLQSLCESRLCALLPAGHAWASDEEDLPLAKLHQQIMVLREPSSTTRRTFDKACTKAGVQPRVLLELDSREAVTEAVASELGIGVVSSTEVANDPRVVARPLSGEGLINQHLIGCLERRRELRLIQAFLGLAAGL; encoded by the coding sequence ATGAACCTGTTCCAGCTACGTGCCTTCGACGCGGTGGCCCGAGAGGGTAGTTTTACGCGTGCTGCCGAGCGCCTGTTCATCAGCCAGCCGGCGGTGACCGGGCACGTCAAGGCCCTGGAGGAGCACTACCAGATCACCTTGCTGCGGCGCACCGCACGGCGTGTGGAGTTGACTGAAGAAGGCATCCGCCTGGCGGCCATCACCCGCGCCATGTTTGGCCTGGCCGAAGAAGCACAGGCCATGCTCGAAGCCAATCGCCAGTTGCTGACCGGGCGCCTGGAGGTGGCAGCCGATGGCCCGCACCGGGTGATGCCGATGCTGGCGCTGTTGCGCGAGCGCTACCCGGGCATCACCGTCAACCTGCGCCTGGGCAATGCTCAGGAAACCCTGGCTGCGTTGCTCAGCGAGCATGCCGACGTGGCTGTGCTGACCGAGATCGAGCCGCGCAGGGGGCTGCATTTGCAAAGTCTTTGTGAGTCTCGCCTGTGTGCCTTGTTGCCGGCGGGGCATGCCTGGGCGAGCGATGAGGAAGACTTGCCGTTGGCCAAGCTGCACCAGCAGATCATGGTGCTGCGCGAACCCAGCTCCACCACCCGGCGTACCTTCGACAAGGCCTGCACCAAGGCGGGTGTGCAACCGCGTGTATTGCTGGAGCTGGACAGCCGTGAGGCGGTGACCGAGGCGGTGGCCTCGGAGTTGGGTATTGGCGTTGTTTCATCAACTGAAGTGGCCAATGACCCACGGGTGGTCGCACGACCCTTATCTGGCGAGGGCCTGATCAACCAACACTTGATTGGTTGCCTGGAGCGTCGTCGAGAATTGCGCCTTATCCAGGCATTCCTGGGGCTGGCGGCGGGGCTGTGA
- a CDS encoding 2-aminoethylphosphonate--pyruvate transaminase, with product MSNAPILLTPGPLTTSIRTRQAMLVDWGSWDRDFNQLTASVCEQLLAIIDGTASHHCVPLQGSGTFAVEAAIGTLVPRDGKVLVLINGAYGQRLAKICKVLDRTYSTFETAEDQPTTAADVDRLLAADPAVTHVALIHCETSTGILNPLPEIAQVIKRHGKRLIIDAMSSFGALPIDAREIPFEALIAASGKCLEGVPGMGFVFAEKTALAAAEGNAHSLAMDLYDQHAYMAKTGQWRFTPPTHVVAALHEALQQYNEEGGLPARHQRYADNCKTLLDGMAAIGLRSFLPADIQAPIIVTFHAPNDPRYQFKDFYERVKAKGFILYPGKLTQVETFRVGCIGVVGADGMQAAVNAVAEVLREMEVLDI from the coding sequence ATGAGCAACGCCCCTATCTTGCTGACCCCCGGTCCCCTGACCACATCAATCCGCACCCGCCAAGCCATGCTGGTGGACTGGGGCTCCTGGGACCGTGACTTCAACCAGCTGACTGCCAGCGTCTGCGAACAACTGCTGGCGATCATCGATGGCACCGCCAGCCACCACTGCGTGCCCCTGCAAGGCAGCGGCACCTTTGCCGTGGAAGCCGCCATCGGCACCCTGGTGCCACGCGACGGCAAGGTCCTGGTGCTGATCAATGGCGCTTATGGCCAGCGCCTGGCAAAGATCTGCAAAGTGCTGGACCGCACCTACAGCACCTTCGAAACCGCCGAAGACCAGCCCACCACTGCCGCTGATGTCGACAGGCTGCTGGCTGCCGACCCGGCCGTGACCCACGTGGCACTGATCCACTGCGAAACCAGCACCGGCATCCTCAACCCGCTGCCCGAAATCGCCCAGGTGATCAAACGCCACGGCAAGCGCCTGATCATCGATGCCATGAGCTCGTTCGGCGCGCTGCCGATCGATGCCCGCGAAATCCCCTTCGAAGCGCTGATCGCCGCCTCCGGCAAGTGCCTGGAAGGCGTGCCCGGCATGGGCTTCGTCTTCGCCGAAAAAACCGCCCTGGCCGCCGCCGAGGGCAATGCCCACTCGCTGGCCATGGACCTGTACGACCAGCACGCCTACATGGCCAAGACCGGCCAGTGGCGCTTCACCCCGCCCACCCATGTGGTCGCGGCCCTGCACGAAGCACTGCAGCAATACAACGAGGAAGGCGGGCTGCCTGCGCGCCACCAACGCTATGCCGACAACTGCAAGACCCTGCTCGACGGCATGGCCGCCATCGGGCTGCGCAGCTTCCTGCCAGCTGACATCCAGGCGCCGATCATCGTCACCTTCCACGCACCAAACGATCCCCGCTACCAGTTCAAGGACTTCTACGAGCGGGTCAAGGCCAAGGGCTTCATCCTCTACCCGGGCAAGCTGACCCAGGTCGAAACCTTCCGCGTCGGCTGCATTGGCGTGGTCGGTGCCGATGGCATGCAGGCCGCCGTGAATGCCGTGGCCGAAGTGCTGCGGGAAATGGAAGTGCTGGACATCTGA
- the phnX gene encoding phosphonoacetaldehyde hydrolase, with protein MNYSNPTQLQAAILDWAGTVVDFGSFAPTQIFVEAFAEFDVQVSIEEARGPMGMGKWDHIRTLCNVPEIAERYRKVFGRTPTDDDVTAIYNRFMPLQIEKIAVHSALIPGALDTLTGLRQDGLKIGSCSGYPKVVMDKVVELAAQNGYVADHVVATDETPNGRPWPAQALANVIALGIDDVAACVKVDDTVPGILEGRRAGMWTVALVCSGNALGLTWDGFRALSAEKLESERTRIHALFASSRPHYLIDTINELPEVIADINRRLAKGEMPQAF; from the coding sequence ATGAACTACAGCAACCCCACCCAGCTGCAAGCCGCCATCCTCGACTGGGCCGGCACCGTGGTCGACTTCGGCTCTTTCGCCCCCACCCAGATCTTTGTCGAGGCCTTTGCCGAGTTCGACGTGCAAGTGTCCATCGAGGAAGCCCGTGGCCCGATGGGCATGGGCAAATGGGACCACATCCGCACCCTGTGCAACGTGCCGGAAATTGCCGAACGCTACCGCAAGGTGTTCGGCCGCACGCCGACCGACGACGACGTCACCGCCATCTACAACCGCTTCATGCCGCTGCAGATAGAAAAGATCGCCGTGCACTCGGCGCTGATCCCCGGTGCGCTGGACACCCTTACCGGGCTTCGCCAGGATGGCCTGAAGATCGGCTCGTGCTCGGGCTATCCGAAGGTAGTGATGGACAAGGTGGTGGAACTGGCGGCGCAGAACGGCTACGTGGCCGACCACGTGGTGGCCACCGACGAAACCCCTAACGGCCGACCATGGCCAGCCCAGGCCCTGGCCAACGTGATTGCACTGGGTATTGACGATGTGGCGGCCTGCGTGAAGGTCGACGACACCGTGCCAGGCATTCTCGAAGGCCGCCGTGCCGGCATGTGGACCGTGGCACTGGTGTGCTCGGGCAACGCCCTGGGGCTGACCTGGGATGGCTTCCGGGCGCTGAGCGCCGAGAAGCTGGAAAGCGAGCGCACGCGCATCCACGCACTGTTTGCCAGCTCGCGTCCGCACTACCTGATCGACACCATCAACGAACTGCCTGAAGTGATCGCCGACATCAACCGGCGCCTGGCCAAAGGCGAGATGCCACAAGCCTTCTGA